In the genome of Pseudomonas bubulae, one region contains:
- a CDS encoding branched-chain amino acid ABC transporter substrate-binding protein yields MSQTFYKKGFLALAVAAALGVSSFVQADLKIGVAGPMTGANAAFGEQYMKGAKAAADKINAAGGVNGEKIVLVAGDDACEPKQAVAVANRLVDQDKVAGVVGHFCSSSTIPASEVYADAGVIAITPGSTNPAVTERGLSAMFRMCGRDDQQGIVAADYIVDVLKGKKVAVLHDKDTYGQGLADATKAQLIKRGVTPVLYEGLTRGEKDFSAVVTKIRSNGADVVYFGGLHPEAGPLVRQLREQGLKDVKFMSDDGVVTDELVTTAGGPQYVDGVYMTFGADPRLLPDSKVVVEEFRKAGTEPEGYTLYAYASVQALADAFAGAKSNKGEDAAKWLKANPVKTVMGEKAWDSKGDLKVSDYVMYQWDKDGKYHQLEKQK; encoded by the coding sequence ATGTCGCAGACGTTCTACAAGAAAGGTTTTCTGGCCCTCGCCGTAGCAGCTGCATTGGGCGTTTCTTCGTTTGTTCAGGCTGATCTGAAAATTGGTGTTGCGGGCCCGATGACTGGCGCCAACGCAGCTTTTGGCGAGCAGTACATGAAGGGTGCCAAGGCAGCGGCAGACAAGATCAACGCCGCCGGTGGGGTCAACGGCGAGAAGATCGTTCTGGTGGCCGGGGACGATGCCTGCGAGCCGAAACAGGCCGTAGCCGTCGCCAACCGTTTGGTCGACCAGGACAAAGTGGCCGGTGTAGTAGGGCACTTCTGTTCTTCATCGACCATTCCGGCGTCTGAGGTGTACGCCGATGCCGGTGTGATTGCGATCACTCCTGGCTCCACCAACCCGGCGGTGACCGAGCGTGGCCTGAGCGCGATGTTCCGCATGTGTGGTCGTGATGACCAGCAGGGCATTGTGGCGGCGGATTACATTGTTGATGTGCTCAAAGGCAAGAAAGTGGCCGTTTTGCACGACAAGGACACCTATGGCCAGGGCCTGGCGGACGCTACCAAGGCGCAACTGATCAAGCGCGGCGTGACCCCTGTGTTGTACGAAGGCCTGACCCGAGGCGAAAAAGACTTCAGTGCCGTGGTGACCAAAATCCGCTCCAACGGGGCCGACGTGGTGTATTTCGGTGGCCTGCACCCGGAAGCCGGCCCGCTGGTACGCCAACTGCGTGAGCAAGGCCTCAAGGATGTGAAGTTCATGTCCGATGATGGTGTGGTCACCGACGAACTGGTTACCACCGCAGGCGGCCCGCAGTACGTTGACGGCGTTTATATGACCTTCGGTGCCGACCCGCGCCTGTTGCCAGACAGCAAGGTGGTGGTTGAAGAGTTCCGTAAGGCTGGCACCGAACCAGAGGGCTACACCCTGTACGCCTATGCTTCGGTCCAGGCCCTGGCTGACGCCTTTGCCGGCGCCAAATCCAACAAGGGTGAAGATGCTGCCAAGTGGCTCAAGGCCAACCCGGTTAAAACCGTGATGGGTGAGAAAGCCTGGGACAGCAAAGGTGACCTTAAAGTCTCCGACTACGTTATGTACCAGTGGGACAAAGACGGTAAATATCACCAACTGGAAAAACAGAAGTGA